From Pseudomonas arsenicoxydans:
CGTTATGAGGTTCACCACAAAGTGGCGATCACCGACGGCGCGATCATCGCAGCGGCCAAGCTCAGTCACCGTTACATCACTGACCGTCAGTTGCCGGACAAGGCCATTGACCTGATCGACGAAGCCGCCAGCCGCATTCGCATGGAGATCGACTCCAAGCCGGAAGTGCTGGATCGTCTTGAGCGTCGCCTGATTCAGCTGAAGGTGGAATCCCAGGCGCTGAAGAAAGAAAGCGACGATGCGGCGAAGAAACGCCTTGAGAAACTGCAGGAAGAAATCGTTCGTCATGAACGTGAGTATTCGGACCTCGAAGAAATCTGGAACGCGGAAAAAGCCGAAGTCCAGGGCTCTGCGCAGATCCAGCAGAAAATCGAACAGTCCCGTCAGGAGCTGGAAACCGCCCGCCGCAAAGGCGACCTCAACCGCATGGCCGAGCTGCAATACGGGGTGATCCCGGATCTGGAGCGCAGCCTGCAAATGGTCGACCAGCACGGCAAGAGCGAAAACCAGTTGCTGCGCAGCAAGGTGACCGAGGAAGAAATCGCCGAAGTCGTGTCGAAGTGGACCGGTATTCCAGTGTCGAAAATGCTCGAAGGCGAGCGCGACAAGCTGATGAAGATGGAAAGCCTGTTGCACCAGCGTGTGATCGGCCAGGACGAAGCGGTGATCGCGGTTTCCAACGCGGTGCGGCGTTCGCGGGCCGGGTTGTCCGACCCGAATCGCCCAAGCGGTTCGTTCATGTTCCTCGGCCCGACCGGTGTCGGTAAAACCGAGCTGTGCAAGGCGCTGGCCGAGTTCCTCTTTGATACCGAAGAGGCGATGGTGCGGATCGACATGTCCGAGTTCATGGAGAAACATTCCGTGGCTCGACTGATTGGTGCGCCACCAGGCTACGTGGGCTACGAGGAGGGCGGTTACCTGACCGAGGCGGTGCGTCGCAAGCCTTATTCGGTGATCCTGCTGGACGAGGTCGAGAAGGCCCACCCGGACGTCTTCAACATCTTGCTGCAAGTACTTGAAGATGGCCGTCTGACCGACAGTCATGGCCGCACGGTAGATTTCAAGAACACCGTGATCGTCATGACGTCCAACCTGGGCTCGGTGCAGATCCAGGAACTGGTAGGTGATCGCGAGGCGCAGCGTGCGGCGGTGATGGATGCAATCTCCACACACTTCCGGCCGGAGTTCATCAACCGGGTCGACGAAGTGGTGATCTTCGAGCCACTGGCGCGGGATCAGATCGCGGGCATCACCGAGATCCAGCTGGGTCGTCTGCGCAGTCGTCTGACTGAGCGCGAGCTGAAACTGGAACTCAGTCCAGAGGCCATGGATAAGCTGATTGCGGTGGGTTACGACCCGGTATATGGCGCACGGCCGCTCAAGCGTGCGATTCAGCGCTGGATCGAGAACCCGTTGGCACAGCTGATTCTGTCCGGTCGGTTCATGCCAGGCGACACCGCCAAAGGTGTAGTGGAAAACGACGAAATCGTCTTTGCCTGATCCCTGAAGGCAGCAAAAGTGAAGAGGCCTCGCATTGCGAGGCCTTTTTTTCGTCAGGTTGTTGAACTGAAAGGAAAAGGCTTGTAAAGTGCGCCCCGCAGTAAGTCACCCGGAAGGGTTTCTGCTCCCCAAGCAGGAATCTGAAATAAGTTGCAAATCATTAACTTGAATGCAATTTAGGGGGTTGACAGAGGTGCTTAAGATTGTAGAATAGCGCGCCTCAGACACACGAACGCAGCGATGCGAACGGGTCGAAGAGATGCAACTAGCTTCACCGTTGTAAATTGAAATATGTAGTTCCGTGATAGCTCAGTCGGTAGAGCAAATGACTGTTAATCATTGGGTCCCAGGTTCGAGTCCTGGTCACGGAGCCAATTTCAAACCGGGGTATAGCGCAGTCCGGTAGCGCGCCTGCTTTGGGAGCAGGATGTCAGGAGTTCGAATCCCCTTACCCCGACCATTTTTGGGTCGTTAGCTCAGTTGGTAGAGCAGTTGGCTTTTAACCAATTGGTCGTAGGTTCGAATCCCACACGACCCACCATTTTTGAAACCAGTTAACGCTGGGATCAGATCTTAAGATCAGACGCCAAAAGCTCTGTTCGCAGAAGGCGCCTTTAAAAGGTGCCTTTTTTTTACCGGGGTATAGCGCAGTCCGGTAGCGCGCCTGCTTTGGGAGCAGGATGTCAGGAGTTCGAATCCCCTTACCCCGACCATATTAAAAATCCTCGTATCGAAAGATACGGGGATTTTTTTTGTCTTCGAGAAAACAACACTTCAGTCATCGTACAACATGCCGATAACGTGGCTGCGGGGTACTGCCAAATGACGCCCCCAATCCTGACCACTACAAGAAAAGGGCGTTCGTCATGTTGCTTCGTCAGTTGAATATTGCTCCTCGGGCAGCCTTGGGGTTTGCCTTGATTGCCGTATTGGTTGCCTTGCTCGGCGTTTTTGCCTTGGGGCAGATGTCGAGTATCCGCAACAGTGAAGTGGCGGTGGAGAAGCAATGGCTACCGAGTATTCGCGGTGGCGACGAGATTCGCGAAATCATGCTGCGCATCCGCACGATCTCCTTGCGTATGGCGCTGGATCAGGACCCGAAGAATATCGCTCAATACCGCAGCCAGATGGATACCCGGGACAAGGAGCTGAGCGAAAAAATCGCCGCCTATGATCAGTTGGTCAACACCGCCGAAGGCAAGGCGCTGTATGGCCAGTTCAAGACGACTTTCGCGGCCTACCGTGCCGGCATAGCCCAATCATTCACCCTGGCCGAACAAGGGCGTCGTGACGAGCTGACCAAATTGTTGCTGGTGGACATGAAAACCGTGGTCGATGGTTCCGGCAAGCAGCTCAATGACCTGGCAGACCTGTTTGCCAAACAGGTCGCCGCCGAAAGCCAGAACTCCGCAGATCACTACGAAACGTCTCGAATGATCGTCAGCCTGTTCATCGCCCTCGCAGCCCTGGCCACCGTCGGCCTGGCGATGTTGCTGACGCGCAGCATCGTCAAACCGTTGGGTGACGCATTGAATGCTGCGGAAAACGTTGCCCGAGGCGATCTGACTCGCCCCATCGAAACCCACGGCAACGACGAAGTGAGCCGCTTGCTCAAGGCGCTGGCGACCATGCAACAAAACCTGCGTGAAACCTTGCAAGGTATCAGTGGCTCGGCGGCGCAATTGGCCACGGCGGCTGACGAGTTGAACGCGGTCACTCTCGACAGCACGCAAAACCTGCAGCAGCAGAACAACGAGATCGAACAAGCCGCCACGGCCGTCAATGAAATGACCACAGCGGTGGAGGAGGTCGCGCGCAATGCCGTGTCGACTTCCGATGCCACGCGCCAGTCCAGCGAGTCTGCGCACGCGGGCCAGGAGCGTGTCAGCGAAACAGTGACGGCCATCGGCGCCCTCGCCAGCGATGTGCAAATTACCGGCGGGTTGGTGCAGTCCCTGGCCAATCAATCCCAAGACATTGGCAAGGTACTGGATGTGATTCGGGCGATTGCCGAGCAAACCAATTTGCTCGCGCTCAACGCGGCGATCGAAGCGGCGCGCGCCGGGGAAAGCGGTCGGGGTTTTGCGGTGGTTGCCGACGAAGTTCGCGCCCTGGCTTATCGCACACAGCAGTCGACCCAGGAAATCGAGCAAATGGTCCAGGGCATGCGCAGCGGTTCCACCCAGGCGCTGGACTCGATGCAGGCCAGTTCCTCGCGTGCAGCCGCCACGCTGGCGCTGGCCGAACGAGCGGGGGAGGCGTTGCAGACGATCACTGCGTCGGTGCACCAGATTCACGAACGCAATCTTGTGATCGCCAGTGCCGCCGAAGAACAGGCGCAAGTGGCGCGCGAAGTCGATCGCAACCTGGTGAACATCCGTGACCTGTCGGTGCGATCCGCTGCCGGGGCAGACCAGACCAACGCTTCAAGCCATGAACTTTCACAGTTGGCCAACTCGTTGCGCACCATGGTGCAACGCTTCCAGGTGTAAATCCGCCAGACAAAAAAAACCGCGCCTCTCGGTGGAGAAGCGCGGCCTGTTTTTCGGGCGTTTAGGCGCCGTCTTGGTCTTTCAGGTGCTCGAACAGACCTTTTGGCATTTTCTTGCCGTTGGCTTCGAAGTTGGCTTTCACGTTGTTGTAAGCCTCTTGCTCATCGATAAAGCCGTCATGGTTGGTGTCGATCTTGTCGAAATTGGAATTCGGCGCGACTTTCTGGAATTCGGCGCGGGAGACTTTACCGTCGCCATCGGTGTCGGTCTTGGCCATCGATGCGTCGCCACACTTGCCTTCACCACATTTGCCTTCAGGGGTTTTCACCACCTGTTCAGCCGAGGCCAGCAGGTAGCCCTGAGTCAAAGGCTGCGAAGCGAATACGGAACCGGACAACATCATGCCGCCGGCCAAGACAGCGCCAAGCAGACCAATAGTGTTTTTAGTGGTAAGGGACATTTCAACTCTCCTGGGTTGCACGACACAACCGTTCGATAAAGGACGCCACGTCAGGCGGCGATAACCGTAGCGGGCTGGGTTGCCTTGCTCGGATGTGGTCATTTAACGGGCAGGGTGTATCGCTACTGTGTCGCGCAAGGGGGAGTTTGTAAGCGAAGGGTCGAAATCGCGGTGCGGGATACAGTAAGACACAGATGAACAGGCGGGAGAGTCGGAAATGTGAGAGCGAGCAAGCCCGCTCCCACACTGGAGCGAGTTAGTGCAGCTTCAGTCGCGGCTCTGTCCCGCGCCCGATCTTGCTGCCCAGCATCAGCATCGCCGTACGAAACGCGCCATACAGCGCCATCTGGTGCATGCGGTACAGCGACACGTAGAACATCCGCGCCAGCCAACCTTCCAACATCACGCTACCGGTAAGGTTACCCATCAAGTTACCCACAGCGGAAAAACGCGACAGCGAGATCAGCGAGCCGTAGTCGGTGTATTTGTATTCCGGCAATGCCTTGCCTTCGATCCGCAGCTTCAGCGATTTGGCCAGCAATGACGCCTGTTGATGCGCCGCCTGGGCACGGGGCGGCACATTGCGATCGCTACCCGGTTGCGGGCAGGCCGCGCAGTCGCCGAAGGCGAAGATGTTCTCGTCACGGGTGGTTTGCAGGGTCTGCAGCACTTGCAGCTGATTGATGCGGTTGGTTTCCAGGCCATCGATGTCCTTGAGGAAACCCGGTGCGCGAATCCCGGCAGCCCACACCTTCAGGCTGGCGTTGATCACTTTGCCATCGGCGGTGATCAGGCTGTCGGCCGTGACTTCGCTGACCGCGGCATTGGTCATGACGTTGACCCCGAGTTTCTCCAGGGTTTTATGCACAGGTCCGCCGATGCGTTCCGGCAGGGCTGGCAATACCCGAGGCCCGGCTTCGATCAGGGTGATGTGCATGTTTTCCGGTTTGATCCGGTCGAGCCCGTAAGCCGCCAATTCATGCGCAGCGTTGTGCAGCTCGGCGGCCAGTTCAACGCCGGTTGCACCCGCGCCGACGATGGCGACGCTGATCTGCTCGACCTTGTCGGTTTGCCCGGCATGGGCACGCAGATAGTGGTT
This genomic window contains:
- a CDS encoding NAD(P)/FAD-dependent oxidoreductase — encoded protein: MTHRIVIVGGGAGGLELATRLGKTLGKRGTASVMLVDANLTHIWKPLLHEVAAGSLNSSEDELNYVAQAKWNHFEFQLGRMSGLDREQKKIQLAATYDEAGVELVPARELGYDSLVIAVGSTTNDFGTQGAAQHCLFLDTRKQAERFHQQLLNHYLRAHAGQTDKVEQISVAIVGAGATGVELAAELHNAAHELAAYGLDRIKPENMHITLIEAGPRVLPALPERIGGPVHKTLEKLGVNVMTNAAVSEVTADSLITADGKVINASLKVWAAGIRAPGFLKDIDGLETNRINQLQVLQTLQTTRDENIFAFGDCAACPQPGSDRNVPPRAQAAHQQASLLAKSLKLRIEGKALPEYKYTDYGSLISLSRFSAVGNLMGNLTGSVMLEGWLARMFYVSLYRMHQMALYGAFRTAMLMLGSKIGRGTEPRLKLH
- a CDS encoding HvfA family oxazolone/thioamide-modified RiPP metallophore yields the protein MSLTTKNTIGLLGAVLAGGMMLSGSVFASQPLTQGYLLASAEQVVKTPEGKCGEGKCGDASMAKTDTDGDGKVSRAEFQKVAPNSNFDKIDTNHDGFIDEQEAYNNVKANFEANGKKMPKGLFEHLKDQDGA
- a CDS encoding methyl-accepting chemotaxis protein gives rise to the protein MLLRQLNIAPRAALGFALIAVLVALLGVFALGQMSSIRNSEVAVEKQWLPSIRGGDEIREIMLRIRTISLRMALDQDPKNIAQYRSQMDTRDKELSEKIAAYDQLVNTAEGKALYGQFKTTFAAYRAGIAQSFTLAEQGRRDELTKLLLVDMKTVVDGSGKQLNDLADLFAKQVAAESQNSADHYETSRMIVSLFIALAALATVGLAMLLTRSIVKPLGDALNAAENVARGDLTRPIETHGNDEVSRLLKALATMQQNLRETLQGISGSAAQLATAADELNAVTLDSTQNLQQQNNEIEQAATAVNEMTTAVEEVARNAVSTSDATRQSSESAHAGQERVSETVTAIGALASDVQITGGLVQSLANQSQDIGKVLDVIRAIAEQTNLLALNAAIEAARAGESGRGFAVVADEVRALAYRTQQSTQEIEQMVQGMRSGSTQALDSMQASSSRAAATLALAERAGEALQTITASVHQIHERNLVIASAAEEQAQVAREVDRNLVNIRDLSVRSAAGADQTNASSHELSQLANSLRTMVQRFQV
- the clpB gene encoding ATP-dependent chaperone ClpB yields the protein MRIDRLTSKLQLALSDAQSLAVGLDHPGIEPAHLMQAMLEQQGGSIKPLLMQVGFDVNSLRKELTKELDQLPKIQNPTGDVNMSQDLARLLNQADRLAQQKGDQFISSELVLLAAMDENSKLGKLLLGQGVSKKALENAITNLRGGEAVNDANHEESRQALDKYTVDLTKRAEEGKLDPVIGRDDEIRRTIQVLQRRTKNNPVLIGEPGVGKTAIAEGLAQRIINGEVPDGLKGKRLLSLDMGSLIAGAKYRGEFEERLKSLLNELSKQEGQIILFIDELHTMVGAGKGEGSMDAGNMLKPALARGELHCVGATTLNEYRQYIEKDAALERRFQKVLVDEPSEEDTIAILRGLKERYEVHHKVAITDGAIIAAAKLSHRYITDRQLPDKAIDLIDEAASRIRMEIDSKPEVLDRLERRLIQLKVESQALKKESDDAAKKRLEKLQEEIVRHEREYSDLEEIWNAEKAEVQGSAQIQQKIEQSRQELETARRKGDLNRMAELQYGVIPDLERSLQMVDQHGKSENQLLRSKVTEEEIAEVVSKWTGIPVSKMLEGERDKLMKMESLLHQRVIGQDEAVIAVSNAVRRSRAGLSDPNRPSGSFMFLGPTGVGKTELCKALAEFLFDTEEAMVRIDMSEFMEKHSVARLIGAPPGYVGYEEGGYLTEAVRRKPYSVILLDEVEKAHPDVFNILLQVLEDGRLTDSHGRTVDFKNTVIVMTSNLGSVQIQELVGDREAQRAAVMDAISTHFRPEFINRVDEVVIFEPLARDQIAGITEIQLGRLRSRLTERELKLELSPEAMDKLIAVGYDPVYGARPLKRAIQRWIENPLAQLILSGRFMPGDTAKGVVENDEIVFA